One genomic region from Calypte anna isolate BGI_N300 chromosome 8, bCalAnn1_v1.p, whole genome shotgun sequence encodes:
- the GNG12 gene encoding guanine nucleotide-binding protein G(I)/G(S)/G(O) subunit gamma-12, with translation MSGKTATTTNNIAQARRTVQQLRIEASIERIKVSKASADLMLYCEEHAKKDPLLMGIPASENPFKDRRTCILL, from the exons atgtcTGGCAAAACAGCAACCACGACCAACAACATAGCCCAGGCCCGGAGGACTGTGCAGCAGTTAAGGATAGAAGCCTCAATAGAGAGAATAAAG GTGTCCAAAGCCTCAGCAGACCTAATGCTGTACTGTGAAGAACACGCCAAGAAAGACCCATTGCTAATGGGCATCCCTGCCTCTGAGAACCCTTTCAAGGACAGGAGGACCTGCATTTTGTTgtag
- the GADD45A gene encoding growth arrest and DNA damage-inducible protein GADD45 alpha, which translates to MTLEELPGDLCTAGRMEQAGDALEEVLSKALSQRSLTLGVYEAAKLLNVDPDNVVLCLLAADEEEEGDAALQIHFTLIQAFCCENDINILRVSNPSRLAQLLLPATGPEPPADLHCVLVTNPHASQWKDPALSQLMGFCRESRYMDQWVPVINLPER; encoded by the exons ATGACTCTGGAGGAGCTGCCCGGTGACCTCTGCACAGCCGGGAG GATGGAGCAGGCGGGGGACGCGCTGGAGGAGGTGCTGAGCAAGGCGCTGAGCCAGCGGAGCCTCACCCTGGGCGTCTACGAGGCCGCCAAGCTGCTGAACGT GGACCCGGACAACGTCGTGTTGTGTCTCCTGGCGGCTGAcgaagaggaggaaggggacgCGGCCCTGCAGATCCACTTCACCTTGATCCAGGCCTTTTGCTGCGAGAACGACATCAACATCCTGCGGGTCAGCAACCCGAGCCGCCtggcccagctcctgctgcccgCCACCGGCCCCGAACCCCCCGCCGACCTCCACTGCGTCCTGGTCACG aacccTCACGCCTCGCAGTGGAAGGATCCAGCGCTGAGTCAGCTGATGGGGTTTTGCCGGGAGAGTCGGTACATGGATCAGTGGGTGCCGGTGATTAACCTCCCCGAGCGGTGA